One segment of Amycolatopsis alba DSM 44262 DNA contains the following:
- a CDS encoding TetR/AcrR family transcriptional regulator: MSLRDRKRARTRQALIDAATELFERKGYDETTIADITAAAEIGARTFFSYFAGKEELLFPDADERVQAAVDAIATREPDEGPADVLLRALSEVTATSDELVSPLAALRLRMIQTVPAVRGRALQEQLRAQREIAKHLADAFPDQIDPIRAAALTGAFVGAVAGALQALLDDADGTDPVALQTAMRTATEVALAPWRR, encoded by the coding sequence ATGTCCCTCCGTGATCGAAAGCGAGCACGCACCCGCCAGGCACTGATCGACGCGGCGACGGAACTCTTCGAGCGCAAGGGCTACGACGAGACGACGATCGCCGACATCACGGCGGCCGCGGAGATCGGCGCACGGACGTTCTTCAGCTATTTCGCCGGCAAGGAAGAGCTGCTGTTCCCGGACGCCGACGAGCGAGTACAAGCCGCCGTCGACGCCATCGCCACTCGCGAACCGGACGAAGGTCCTGCCGACGTGCTACTGCGAGCCCTGAGCGAGGTCACGGCCACCAGCGACGAACTGGTCAGCCCCCTGGCGGCATTGCGACTCCGGATGATCCAGACCGTGCCAGCCGTCCGCGGCCGCGCGCTCCAGGAGCAGCTCCGCGCGCAACGTGAGATCGCGAAACATCTTGCAGACGCCTTCCCCGACCAGATCGACCCGATAAGGGCGGCGGCACTGACAGGGGCGTTCGTCGGCGCGGTCGCCGGCGCTCTCCAGGCCCTGCTCGACGACGCCGACGGAACCGACCCTGTCGCCCTGCAGACCGCGATGAGGACCGCGACCGAAGTCGCACTCGCGCCCTGGCGGCGTTAA
- a CDS encoding FAD-dependent oxidoreductase, translating into MDDVLICGAGVAGSTLAYWLARNGLKVTVVERAQGMRSSGNPVDVRGPALPVVEAMGVVGRLRDVATRTKRVRLIGGDGHRIATVGLPAANGDEFEIPRSDLVTELYEAARGEAEFLFDDTIVELCQDEHGVDVTFDRAAPRRFDFVIGADGLHSAVRRLAFGPERAFVRPTGIYVATTSFGEPVDHPEDVLLHNTPGRLVAIHPCRDEGGVAFIFRARLDGVDYRDTARHKQIVTTTYDDVGWRVPALLQRLRDAEDVFFDAVSVVDLPSWSRGRIALVGDAASCVSLLGEGSSLAIAGAHTLATALTAASSAGFGRYEVEHRARVVPKQRAVKLAAAMLVPKTKVGLAARNLAARAWPWGL; encoded by the coding sequence ATGGATGACGTGCTGATCTGCGGCGCAGGGGTCGCAGGCTCGACTCTCGCCTACTGGCTGGCGCGTAACGGCTTGAAGGTCACTGTGGTGGAGCGGGCCCAGGGGATGCGCTCCAGCGGTAATCCCGTCGACGTTCGCGGGCCGGCTTTACCGGTTGTCGAAGCCATGGGCGTCGTAGGCCGCCTGCGAGATGTCGCGACAAGAACGAAAAGGGTTCGCCTGATCGGCGGTGATGGTCATCGGATCGCCACCGTCGGCCTGCCTGCGGCCAACGGGGATGAGTTCGAGATCCCTCGGTCCGATCTCGTCACCGAGCTATACGAGGCGGCCCGCGGCGAGGCCGAGTTCTTGTTCGACGACACGATCGTCGAACTGTGTCAGGACGAGCACGGTGTCGACGTCACCTTCGACAGGGCGGCACCCCGCCGCTTCGACTTCGTGATCGGCGCGGATGGACTGCACTCCGCCGTCCGACGCCTCGCCTTCGGGCCCGAGCGTGCCTTCGTCCGTCCCACCGGAATCTATGTCGCCACGACATCGTTCGGCGAGCCGGTCGATCACCCTGAAGATGTGCTTCTTCACAACACGCCAGGCAGGCTGGTCGCCATTCACCCGTGCCGTGACGAGGGCGGGGTCGCGTTCATCTTTCGTGCGCGGCTCGACGGTGTGGACTACCGCGACACCGCGCGCCACAAGCAGATCGTCACCACGACGTACGATGACGTCGGCTGGCGGGTACCAGCGCTGCTCCAACGCTTGCGAGACGCAGAGGACGTCTTCTTCGACGCGGTCAGCGTGGTCGACCTCCCATCATGGTCACGTGGCCGGATCGCTTTGGTCGGTGACGCGGCCTCGTGTGTTTCCCTGCTGGGCGAGGGCTCCAGCCTCGCGATCGCCGGCGCGCACACGCTCGCCACCGCGCTCACGGCCGCGTCGTCCGCCGGTTTCGGCCGGTACGAGGTCGAGCATCGTGCCCGAGTCGTACCCAAACAACGTGCCGTCAAGCTCGCTGCGGCCATGCTCGTGCCGAAGACCAAGGTGGGCTTAGCGGCCAGAAATCTCGCTGCTCGCGCCTGGCCTTGGGGTTTGTGA
- a CDS encoding Atu4866 domain-containing protein, giving the protein MTNDIDVVGMWVTADGHIRQELRADGRYDEARGTRRNAYTGRYTVTGSHLGYVDDTGFTATGDIRDDVLHHEHLVLYREQARR; this is encoded by the coding sequence ATGACGAACGATATCGACGTGGTCGGCATGTGGGTCACCGCGGACGGCCATATCCGGCAAGAACTGCGCGCTGACGGGCGCTACGACGAAGCGCGCGGCACACGCCGCAACGCCTACACCGGTCGCTACACGGTGACCGGGAGCCACCTCGGCTACGTGGACGACACCGGGTTCACCGCCACGGGCGACATCCGCGATGACGTGCTCCACCACGAGCATCTCGTCCTCTACCGCGAGCAGGCGCGGCGATGA
- a CDS encoding DUF1232 domain-containing protein: protein MESLWSTLGVVAVVLIIVFVLIALFLGIKLVRKHRQVHRPDTPVPTKVAYWLSLIYTVFPFDLLPDPVYFDDIVVLTGGLIYVSRSLTKRTREDRQLD, encoded by the coding sequence GTGGAGTCTCTGTGGTCGACGCTCGGTGTCGTGGCCGTTGTGCTGATCATCGTCTTCGTGCTGATCGCACTCTTCCTCGGGATCAAGCTGGTTCGGAAACACCGCCAGGTCCATCGGCCGGACACTCCGGTCCCGACCAAGGTCGCCTACTGGCTTTCCTTGATCTACACGGTGTTCCCGTTCGATCTCCTGCCCGACCCGGTCTACTTCGACGACATCGTGGTCCTGACCGGTGGACTGATCTACGTCAGCAGGTCCCTCACCAAGAGGACGCGCGAAGACCGCCAGCTGGACTGA
- a CDS encoding cation-translocating P-type ATPase, with amino-acid sequence MTLDSEPVEARDPREPLTRLLRDLRTKPEGLSGREAARRLVVYGPNELSRRGHRDWPRQLLRQFTHPLALLLWLAAGLAFVSGTAVLGYAIIAVIVVNAGLAFVQEQQAERAVEALAAYLPATATVLRDTVRTTVPARELVPGDVLLVEEGDRVSADARLIDGGVEVDLSTLTGESLPSYRSAALTDLRGPLLDARDLVFSGTNCTGGEARAVVFTTGMHTELGRIAALSQRVEHEESPLERQVKRAAWLIAAVAVGAGAVFLPLGALVAGLPLPEAFNFAIGLLVANVPEGLLPTITLALAVGVRVLARGGAVVKRLSAVETLGSTTVICTDKTGTLTRNRMAVTDIWTPTGSLPTGASRDPGPVAVALAQAMAACSNAEFDPQQPDDGAGDPTEVALLRAASSLGADVAVRLRTANRLRQFHFDPALRTMSTVDKAEGRLFVHAKGAPEEMLAKTTAIIDSEGEARTLTDDDRAAVNAAIATYAHRGLRLLAVARRALPDDAPVPERREDAERDLVLLGVVAMFDPPRPEVAEAVARCHTAGIRLVVVTGDHALTAAEIARQVGIADADTPVLTGAELEKMSEADLDRTLRDGKELIFARSSPEVKLRIADALRAQGNVVAMTGDGVNDAPALRRADIGVAMGVAGTDIAREASTMVLIDDNFATIVTAVEAGRRVYDNVRKFIVYIFAHATPEVVPFLVFALSGGAIPLPLTVLQILAIDLGTETLPALALGREPAEPGLMERPPRRRTDNVINAPMLGRAWGLLGGVSAVLVLSGFFLTLTDGGWSPGDPVGPETSLHPVWEQATTMTFLGIVACQIGTCFASRTQYASLRSIGVLSNRLLLWGIAFEIAFAAAVVSLPPLQRIFGTAVPPAGHMALLLLFPLVVWGADELWRLRQRSRTKPGVIATAPALGSQTPRPGASSEISGR; translated from the coding sequence ATGACGCTGGACAGTGAGCCGGTCGAAGCGCGCGATCCTCGCGAGCCGCTGACGCGGCTGCTCCGAGATCTGCGTACGAAACCGGAAGGTCTGTCCGGCCGGGAAGCCGCCCGGCGGCTGGTGGTGTACGGCCCGAACGAACTGAGTCGCCGAGGCCATCGTGACTGGCCTCGGCAATTGCTGAGACAGTTCACCCATCCGCTGGCCTTGTTGCTGTGGCTGGCAGCCGGTCTGGCTTTCGTTTCCGGTACCGCGGTGCTCGGATACGCGATCATCGCCGTGATCGTGGTGAACGCCGGATTGGCGTTCGTCCAGGAGCAACAGGCGGAACGAGCAGTGGAGGCTCTCGCGGCCTACCTTCCCGCCACCGCGACGGTACTTCGCGACACCGTCCGCACTACGGTGCCCGCGCGAGAGCTGGTGCCGGGTGACGTGCTGCTCGTCGAGGAGGGCGACCGAGTATCGGCGGACGCCCGATTGATCGACGGCGGTGTCGAGGTCGACCTGTCGACCTTGACCGGCGAGTCGCTTCCCTCATATCGCTCAGCCGCACTGACCGATCTCCGAGGACCTCTCCTCGACGCCCGTGATCTGGTGTTCAGCGGGACCAACTGCACCGGCGGCGAAGCACGGGCGGTGGTGTTCACCACCGGCATGCACACCGAACTGGGCCGGATCGCCGCCCTGTCCCAGCGGGTCGAGCACGAGGAAAGCCCGTTGGAGCGTCAGGTCAAGCGGGCGGCCTGGCTCATCGCCGCGGTCGCGGTGGGAGCAGGTGCCGTGTTCCTGCCGCTGGGCGCTTTGGTCGCCGGGCTGCCGCTTCCGGAAGCGTTCAATTTCGCGATCGGCCTGCTGGTCGCGAACGTACCGGAAGGCCTGCTCCCCACGATCACCCTCGCGCTTGCCGTCGGCGTGCGCGTCCTTGCCAGGGGCGGCGCCGTGGTCAAACGCCTCTCGGCAGTGGAGACTCTCGGTTCCACCACGGTGATCTGTACGGACAAAACGGGGACGCTGACCCGCAACCGCATGGCCGTCACCGATATTTGGACTCCCACCGGCTCGCTGCCCACCGGCGCTTCCCGAGATCCAGGGCCGGTCGCGGTGGCGCTGGCGCAAGCGATGGCGGCATGCTCGAACGCCGAGTTCGATCCCCAGCAACCTGACGACGGCGCCGGCGACCCGACAGAAGTCGCGCTCCTGCGCGCCGCGTCTTCACTGGGAGCGGATGTGGCGGTGCGACTGCGTACCGCGAATCGCCTGCGGCAGTTTCACTTCGACCCGGCTCTGCGCACGATGTCCACAGTGGACAAGGCGGAGGGCAGGCTGTTCGTCCACGCCAAGGGGGCACCCGAGGAGATGCTCGCCAAGACCACTGCGATCATCGATTCCGAAGGCGAAGCTCGCACTCTTACCGATGACGACAGGGCCGCCGTGAACGCCGCGATCGCCACCTACGCGCACCGAGGTCTGCGGCTCTTGGCCGTGGCGCGACGAGCGTTGCCGGACGACGCTCCGGTTCCTGAGCGACGCGAGGACGCGGAGCGGGATCTCGTCCTGCTCGGCGTCGTGGCGATGTTCGATCCTCCCCGGCCAGAGGTGGCCGAAGCCGTCGCGCGCTGTCACACGGCCGGCATCCGGCTTGTGGTGGTCACCGGCGACCACGCCCTGACCGCCGCCGAGATCGCCCGGCAGGTCGGGATCGCCGACGCCGACACCCCGGTTTTGACCGGTGCGGAACTGGAAAAGATGAGCGAAGCCGACCTCGACCGAACACTGCGCGACGGGAAGGAGTTGATCTTCGCGCGCAGTTCTCCCGAAGTGAAGCTTCGCATCGCCGACGCGCTGCGCGCACAGGGCAACGTCGTGGCGATGACCGGCGACGGCGTGAACGACGCGCCCGCTTTGCGGCGAGCGGACATCGGTGTCGCGATGGGAGTGGCGGGTACCGACATCGCTCGTGAGGCGTCGACCATGGTACTGATCGACGACAATTTCGCGACCATTGTCACCGCCGTCGAAGCGGGTCGCCGGGTCTACGACAACGTGCGCAAGTTCATCGTCTACATCTTCGCCCACGCCACGCCCGAGGTCGTCCCGTTCCTGGTCTTCGCACTGTCGGGTGGCGCGATCCCGCTACCACTGACCGTGTTGCAGATTCTCGCCATCGATCTGGGTACCGAGACTCTCCCCGCGCTCGCCCTGGGACGCGAACCGGCGGAACCGGGCCTGATGGAGCGCCCGCCCCGCCGCCGCACCGACAACGTCATCAACGCCCCCATGCTCGGCCGGGCATGGGGCCTTCTCGGCGGTGTCTCTGCCGTTCTGGTGCTGTCCGGCTTCTTTCTCACTCTCACCGACGGCGGGTGGAGCCCTGGTGATCCAGTCGGCCCGGAAACCTCTCTGCACCCCGTGTGGGAGCAGGCGACGACGATGACCTTCCTGGGCATAGTCGCCTGTCAGATCGGAACGTGTTTCGCATCGCGGACCCAGTACGCCTCTCTGCGCTCGATCGGCGTCCTGAGTAACCGCTTGCTGCTCTGGGGCATAGCTTTCGAAATTGCCTTCGCCGCAGCTGTGGTCAGTCTCCCGCCGCTGCAGCGAATCTTCGGGACAGCGGTGCCGCCCGCCGGGCACATGGCACTGTTGCTTCTGTTCCCGCTCGTCGTCTGGGGCGCCGACGAATTGTGGCGTCTACGGCAGCGGTCACGAACGAAGCCGGGCGTCATCGCCACCGCGCCTGCCCTCGGATCACAAACCCCAAGGCCAGGCGCGAGCAGCGAGATTTCTGGCCGCTAA
- a CDS encoding GDSL-type esterase/lipase family protein — protein MTGWTFPSTFRDGRFFDHVENVYQRDEVSARATEGSGLLGMSGFAPVSIPAMATVTKVELRFHMAAGITTTYRFQHQTSAGYSDCVDSAHPGYYRNFSPTSAGMTDYIGEYTDRDCRLDANVIRSGDYWVEMVRSSGDADYAIDDVSVRFTYSVASAPPEPAPRFVYVALGDSYQSGEGIGSQELPTDRYLAEAYETPVNTVGGSNTYSNALGGDSCHRSTANYAKLNRDLYAPGADVVLIDVTCSGAKIAADEAKPGIVGDVGAGAPDPAGQIGQAERRLRAMGLSLADVDLVTVGMGGNDAGFGDIVHACLLATLASRLIDAASLPEPVRVLLHGMASCANIDSLIFRTGNRIDALPAKLNWAEEQIYREFPAAKILQLSYPDLLPDPGYAPEWCGGITRGDLAYAKSRVRAINNTIRDTSRDYRLSDPRYRWVDLGDSLGPNTLCPTSGVVTANGISETRFTQELGRLLHFGAGEITTLGLLEALQAAYDNWQSCLTGNLGDCGARPWQLVENAFRTFIQYLGDQEKVIIRNLVGGAGSSEASDVVLDRAAGLFHPNGNGEAIIACNVHRTYQRSGTGGCAPA, from the coding sequence GTGACCGGCTGGACTTTTCCTTCGACATTCCGGGACGGGCGCTTCTTCGACCACGTCGAGAACGTCTATCAGCGGGACGAGGTCAGTGCCCGTGCCACGGAAGGATCTGGCCTGCTGGGCATGTCCGGCTTCGCGCCGGTATCCATTCCCGCTATGGCCACCGTCACCAAGGTCGAACTTCGCTTTCACATGGCAGCCGGGATCACGACCACCTACCGGTTTCAGCACCAGACGTCCGCCGGGTACTCGGACTGCGTCGATTCGGCCCATCCAGGTTATTACCGGAACTTCTCTCCGACATCCGCCGGCATGACTGACTACATCGGCGAGTACACCGACCGGGACTGCCGTCTCGACGCCAACGTGATCCGCTCCGGCGACTACTGGGTGGAGATGGTCCGGTCCAGCGGCGACGCCGACTACGCCATCGACGACGTCTCGGTGCGGTTCACCTACTCGGTCGCCTCCGCGCCGCCAGAACCGGCCCCTCGGTTCGTGTACGTCGCGCTCGGCGACTCGTACCAATCAGGCGAGGGTATCGGCAGCCAGGAACTCCCCACCGACCGCTACCTCGCCGAGGCATATGAGACGCCCGTCAACACCGTTGGCGGCAGCAACACCTACAGCAACGCCCTCGGCGGCGACTCCTGTCACCGGTCGACCGCTAACTACGCGAAGCTCAACCGCGACCTCTACGCACCGGGAGCCGACGTCGTCCTGATCGACGTTACCTGCAGCGGCGCGAAAATCGCCGCCGATGAAGCCAAACCGGGCATCGTCGGCGACGTCGGCGCCGGAGCTCCTGATCCGGCCGGACAGATCGGGCAGGCCGAGAGACGACTGCGAGCCATGGGACTGTCGCTCGCCGATGTCGACCTGGTCACCGTCGGCATGGGCGGCAACGACGCCGGTTTCGGCGACATCGTCCACGCTTGCCTCCTCGCCACCCTCGCATCCCGCCTCATCGACGCGGCCAGTCTCCCGGAACCCGTTCGCGTGCTTCTTCACGGCATGGCGAGTTGTGCAAACATCGACAGCCTCATCTTCCGGACCGGCAACCGCATCGATGCTCTGCCCGCGAAACTCAACTGGGCCGAAGAACAGATCTATCGTGAGTTCCCCGCCGCCAAGATCCTTCAGCTCAGCTACCCCGACCTGCTCCCCGATCCTGGGTACGCACCAGAATGGTGCGGAGGAATCACCCGCGGCGACCTCGCTTACGCCAAATCGCGCGTGCGCGCCATCAACAATACGATCCGCGACACCTCGCGGGATTACCGGCTGAGCGACCCACGCTACCGCTGGGTGGACCTCGGCGATTCCCTCGGGCCCAACACACTCTGCCCGACCAGCGGAGTCGTCACCGCGAACGGCATCAGCGAAACGCGATTCACTCAGGAACTCGGCCGGCTTCTCCACTTCGGCGCCGGTGAAATCACCACTCTCGGCCTGTTGGAGGCACTCCAGGCCGCGTACGACAACTGGCAATCCTGTCTGACCGGCAACCTTGGCGACTGCGGTGCCAGACCATGGCAACTCGTAGAGAACGCATTCCGCACGTTCATCCAGTACCTCGGAGACCAGGAAAAGGTCATCATCCGCAACCTCGTCGGCGGAGCCGGCAGCTCGGAAGCATCGGACGTCGTCCTCGACCGTGCCGCCGGCCTCTTCCATCCCAACGGCAACGGTGAGGCCATCATCGCCTGCAACGTCCATCGCACCTACCAGCGCTCAGGAACCGGTGGTTGCGCACCCGCTTGA
- a CDS encoding SDR family NAD(P)-dependent oxidoreductase, with translation MSVGNELAGKVALVTGAARGVGAATVAWLHAHGAQVLATDLRPEVNDLATRFTGVSTLVGDVSKEDTAVRSVTAAIDRFGSVDILVSNAGRSVNKPILETTAADWDELMSINARGAFLHTREAFRAMRERDGGVIVTVGSFTCTAGLAEAAAYSASKGALAQLTKVLALEGGPHGIRANVVAPGVIETDMLDNFRADSREYLRSFGDAHPLGRVAQPEEIAEVIGFLASPRSSFITGAVVAADGGYTAA, from the coding sequence ATGAGCGTGGGCAATGAGCTGGCGGGCAAGGTCGCGCTGGTCACCGGCGCCGCCCGCGGCGTCGGTGCGGCGACGGTCGCCTGGTTACACGCCCACGGCGCGCAAGTGCTGGCCACTGACCTCCGCCCCGAGGTGAACGATCTCGCCACCCGGTTCACCGGCGTGTCCACCCTGGTCGGCGACGTGTCGAAGGAGGACACCGCGGTGCGGTCGGTGACCGCGGCGATCGACCGGTTCGGCAGTGTGGACATCCTGGTCAGCAACGCCGGCCGATCGGTGAACAAGCCGATCCTCGAGACCACCGCGGCCGACTGGGACGAACTGATGTCGATCAACGCCCGCGGGGCGTTCCTGCACACACGGGAGGCGTTCCGGGCGATGCGCGAACGCGACGGGGGCGTGATCGTCACCGTCGGGTCGTTCACCTGCACTGCCGGCCTGGCCGAAGCCGCAGCCTACAGCGCGTCCAAAGGAGCGCTGGCGCAGTTGACCAAAGTCCTCGCGCTGGAGGGCGGACCGCACGGCATCCGCGCCAACGTCGTCGCGCCAGGGGTGATCGAGACCGACATGCTCGACAACTTCCGGGCCGACAGCCGGGAGTATCTGCGCTCGTTCGGCGACGCCCACCCCCTGGGCCGGGTCGCGCAGCCCGAAGAGATCGCCGAGGTGATCGGCTTCCTGGCCTCGCCCCGCTCCAGCTTCATCACCGGCGCGGTCGTCGCCGCCGACGGCGGCTACACCGCCGCCTGA
- a CDS encoding metallophosphoesterase: MGRIAAIGDVGGHPDQLRRALARLGVTERGCPSDLTVIQVGDLVDRGPDSAGVLDIVAELLDGGRWIQLAGNHEAQYLPGGAVFWREPLAESDIARLRGWWADGRLRVAEAVRTADGEDLLVTHAGLTLACWQRLGEPTSATEAAELLNARPELIWDVGEHGRDGNAGPLWAESGAALHEPWMGYRGVVPFGQIHGHSTVVRFADRTWRCTGRVRQRAAVDWHARHIRVRVGGRVFTGIDPGHGRTGTADWQPLLLDDARVTTPASR; the protein is encoded by the coding sequence ATGGGAAGAATCGCGGCAATCGGCGATGTCGGTGGACATCCGGATCAGCTGCGCCGGGCTTTGGCCCGGCTCGGTGTCACCGAACGAGGATGTCCATCGGACCTCACCGTGATTCAGGTGGGCGATCTCGTCGATCGCGGCCCAGACAGCGCCGGCGTGCTCGACATCGTGGCGGAACTGCTGGACGGGGGACGATGGATCCAGCTCGCCGGAAATCACGAGGCTCAGTACTTACCCGGCGGCGCCGTCTTCTGGCGCGAGCCGCTCGCGGAAAGCGACATCGCTCGGCTGCGAGGATGGTGGGCTGACGGGCGATTGCGTGTGGCCGAGGCCGTCCGGACCGCAGACGGCGAGGACCTGCTGGTCACTCACGCCGGTTTGACACTCGCCTGCTGGCAGCGACTGGGAGAACCGACGTCGGCGACCGAGGCCGCGGAGTTGCTCAACGCGCGTCCCGAGCTGATCTGGGACGTCGGTGAACACGGCCGCGACGGCAACGCGGGTCCTTTGTGGGCGGAATCGGGCGCGGCGCTGCACGAACCCTGGATGGGCTATCGCGGTGTCGTACCCTTCGGTCAGATCCACGGCCACTCCACGGTCGTACGGTTCGCCGATCGGACCTGGCGCTGCACCGGGCGGGTCCGGCAACGCGCGGCTGTCGACTGGCACGCCCGGCACATTCGCGTGCGCGTGGGCGGACGCGTGTTCACCGGCATCGACCCTGGACACGGCCGAACAGGTACCGCCGACTGGCAACCACTGCTTCTCGACGATGCCCGCGTCACGACTCCGGCCTCACGCTAG